In Thermus albus, the following proteins share a genomic window:
- a CDS encoding RNA-guided endonuclease InsQ/TnpB family protein has protein sequence VDKAFQGFFRRVKGGQKAGYPRFKGQGRYDSFTFAQAGTTGVKIQEGGKRVFIYGVGSVKIKLHRPLEGRVKTATVKREGDDWYIIFVCETEPKPLPENQTAIGIDLGTNPLFLITSEGEMVQAPRYFQKAQAKLAIVQRNLSRKKRGSNRYKKARKQLAKLHRKVANQRKDFHHQLARRLVNRYGTIVHEDLNIRGLSRSCIAKGVQDAGWAQFLQILAYKAAEAGRRVIRVDPRHTSQDCPVCGHREKKPLWVREFQCSGCGGYFHRDVAAALNILAKARTEPAGMGTAWAVP, from the coding sequence GTGTGGACAAAGCCTTCCAGGGCTTCTTCCGTAGGGTCAAGGGGGGACAGAAGGCGGGATACCCCCGCTTCAAGGGGCAGGGGCGTTATGACTCTTTCACTTTTGCCCAAGCTGGAACTACGGGGGTCAAGATCCAGGAAGGTGGAAAGAGGGTGTTCATCTACGGTGTCGGTTCAGTCAAAATAAAACTTCACCGCCCATTGGAAGGCAGAGTCAAGACGGCTACGGTGAAGCGGGAAGGGGACGACTGGTATATCATCTTTGTCTGCGAGACCGAGCCCAAACCCCTACCTGAAAACCAGACGGCCATTGGGATCGACCTGGGCACCAACCCCCTCTTCCTTATCACCTCGGAAGGGGAGATGGTCCAGGCCCCCCGCTACTTCCAGAAGGCACAAGCCAAACTTGCCATTGTACAGCGCAACCTTTCCCGGAAGAAGCGGGGCAGCAACCGCTACAAAAAGGCCAGAAAACAGCTTGCCAAACTGCACCGCAAGGTCGCCAACCAGCGCAAAGACTTCCACCACCAACTCGCCAGGAGGCTCGTAAACCGCTATGGCACCATCGTCCATGAAGACCTGAACATCCGCGGACTGTCCCGTTCCTGCATTGCTAAGGGGGTGCAGGATGCGGGGTGGGCACAATTTCTCCAAATCCTCGCCTACAAAGCGGCGGAGGCTGGTAGGCGAGTTATCAGGGTAGACCCCAGACATACCAGCCAGGACTGCCCGGTGTGCGGGCACCGAGAGAAGAAGCCCCTGTGGGTCAGGGAGTTTCAGTGCTCGGGGTGTGGCGGCTACTTCCATAGGGATGTGGCGGCTGCACTGAACATCCTGGCAAAGGCTCGGACGGAGCCTGCGGGGATGGGTACGGCGTGGGCCGTCCCGTGA
- the bshC gene encoding bacillithiol biosynthesis cysteine-adding enzyme BshC, which yields MEIQALAHLLGLPQGEEALRERLGRRGHPHLFPALEAYLKRLQAPPEVFAALEGLGRGAVVTGQQAGLLGGPALTFYKAHTALGLAKKVGAAALFWVASQDHDVEEVRHLHLLVEEEVRTLSLPLLSLPAGRLSLAPYRKALVEFLGPWARDSRVAYALEGATLSEFFARTLLAFLGPRGLIPFDPMAEELAPLFREALERELEDPTSSAQAINQEAEHIRTLGGKPPLRRKPGATNLFLETDGRRLLFYEAGTFTDGVRRYGKKELLELLWADPSRLTPAAGLRPVFQDLVLPTAGFVVGPNEFRYVAELSRVYALYGVPMPALFLRLRALVLEPPLGRILKKYRLDPWAFVERGEEAFLDAVRGVLEEFRELEAELLRLLEEVEALGERARALEPTLERPFRRYGARLKGEGERLLKKLLRTRMARDAVLLHHLERLKRHLLPRGLPQERVYPFAMYALRHLEALSRLQEAPLQGKATLVLG from the coding sequence ATGGAGATCCAGGCCTTGGCCCACCTCCTGGGTTTGCCCCAAGGGGAGGAGGCGCTTAGGGAGCGTTTGGGCCGGAGGGGCCATCCCCATCTTTTCCCAGCCCTGGAAGCCTACCTAAAGCGCCTCCAGGCGCCGCCGGAGGTCTTTGCGGCCCTTGAGGGTCTGGGGAGGGGGGCCGTGGTCACGGGCCAGCAAGCGGGGCTCCTTGGGGGGCCGGCCCTTACCTTCTATAAGGCCCATACCGCCTTGGGACTGGCGAAGAAGGTGGGAGCGGCTGCCCTTTTCTGGGTAGCCTCCCAGGACCACGATGTGGAGGAGGTGCGCCACCTCCACCTCCTGGTGGAGGAGGAGGTGCGCACCCTTTCCCTGCCCCTGCTGTCCCTGCCCGCAGGGCGCCTTTCCCTGGCCCCTTACCGGAAGGCCCTGGTGGAGTTTTTGGGGCCTTGGGCCCGGGATTCCCGGGTGGCCTACGCCCTGGAGGGAGCCACCCTTTCGGAGTTCTTTGCCCGTACCCTTTTGGCCTTCCTGGGCCCCCGGGGCCTCATCCCCTTTGACCCCATGGCCGAGGAGCTCGCGCCCCTCTTTCGGGAAGCCTTGGAAAGGGAGCTGGAAGACCCTACCTCAAGCGCCCAGGCCATCAACCAGGAGGCGGAGCACATCCGCACCCTAGGGGGGAAGCCGCCATTGCGGCGTAAGCCAGGGGCCACCAACCTGTTTCTAGAAACCGACGGGCGCAGGCTTCTCTTTTACGAGGCCGGGACTTTTACCGACGGGGTACGCCGCTACGGTAAGAAGGAGCTTTTGGAGCTTCTTTGGGCGGATCCCAGCCGCCTCACCCCGGCCGCAGGGCTCAGGCCGGTGTTCCAGGACTTGGTGTTGCCCACAGCGGGCTTCGTGGTGGGGCCCAACGAGTTTCGCTATGTGGCGGAGCTTTCCCGGGTCTACGCCCTCTATGGCGTACCTATGCCCGCCCTCTTCCTCCGCCTAAGGGCCCTGGTGTTGGAGCCTCCCCTTGGGCGCATCTTGAAGAAGTACCGGCTGGACCCCTGGGCCTTTGTGGAAAGGGGGGAGGAGGCCTTTTTAGATGCGGTGAGGGGGGTGCTGGAGGAGTTTAGGGAGTTGGAGGCGGAGCTTTTGCGCCTTTTGGAGGAGGTGGAGGCCTTGGGCGAAAGGGCCAGGGCCTTGGAGCCCACCTTGGAGAGGCCCTTCCGCCGGTATGGGGCACGCCTAAAGGGGGAAGGGGAAAGGCTTTTGAAGAAGCTCCTTCGCACCCGCATGGCCCGGGATGCCGTCCTCCTCCACCACTTGGAACGCCTAAAGCGGCACCTTCTTCCCCGGGGCTTGCCTCAGGAGCGGGTCTATCCCTTTGCCATGTACGCCCTGCGCCACCTCGAGGCCCTTTCCCGGCTCCAAGAAGCTCCCCTTCAGGGCAAGGCCACCTTGGTCTTGGGGTGA
- a CDS encoding Crp/Fnr family transcriptional regulator → MFQELSLEARREAARIFQPKRALRGTPLYALGDRADGVYLVREGLIWLEGPRSAEGEPATLGVVGPGELFGEEALVGGRRRTSGATALTYAEFLFAPQEALTSLRARFPEVERFLLEALYARLKEAEERLWQLHHLSVSQRLARLLLRLGAKGEVALSHQDLARMVGATRETVTKLLGEWALSGLVDLGYRRVEVREPQALARLAEPL, encoded by the coding sequence ATGTTCCAGGAGCTTTCCCTCGAGGCCCGGCGGGAGGCGGCCAGGATCTTCCAGCCCAAAAGGGCCTTGCGGGGCACCCCCCTCTACGCCTTAGGGGACCGGGCGGACGGGGTGTATCTGGTGCGGGAAGGGCTTATCTGGCTGGAAGGGCCCCGCTCGGCGGAAGGGGAGCCGGCTACATTGGGGGTGGTGGGGCCCGGGGAGCTTTTTGGGGAAGAGGCTTTGGTGGGGGGGAGGAGGCGCACGTCGGGGGCCACCGCCTTAACCTACGCCGAGTTCCTCTTCGCCCCCCAGGAAGCCCTGACCTCCTTGCGGGCGCGTTTTCCCGAGGTGGAGCGCTTCCTCCTGGAGGCCCTGTACGCCCGGCTGAAGGAGGCGGAGGAACGGCTTTGGCAGCTGCACCACCTCTCCGTGAGCCAGCGCCTGGCCCGTCTTCTCCTAAGGTTGGGCGCAAAGGGGGAGGTGGCCCTTTCCCACCAGGACCTGGCCCGCATGGTGGGAGCCACCCGGGAGACCGTGACCAAGCTCCTGGGGGAGTGGGCCCTTTCGGGCCTGGTGGACCTGGGTTACCGCCGGGTGGAGGTCCGGGAACCCCAGGCCCTTGCCCGCCTTGCCGAACCCCTATAG
- a CDS encoding menaquinone biosynthesis family protein produces the protein MGALELGYSPCPNDTFIFYALTHGLVESPLPVRAVLEDVETLNRWAFEGRLPLTKLSYAAYGRVRERYVALRSGGAMGRGVGPLVVARKPLKGLGGARVAIPGQNTTAFLLLSLYAEGFEPVEVRYDRILPLVAQGEVEAGLIIHESRFTYPQYGLAKLVDLGEWWEGGTGLPLPLGAILARRDLGEDLIRSLDEAVRRSLEYAWAHPEETLPYLKAHAQELSEEVIWAHVRTYVNEFSLDVGEEGERAVKRLFAEAEARGLIPSSPAPLFL, from the coding sequence ATGGGCGCCTTAGAGCTGGGATACTCCCCCTGCCCCAACGACACCTTCATCTTCTACGCCCTGACCCATGGCCTCGTGGAGAGCCCCTTGCCGGTGAGGGCGGTCTTGGAGGATGTGGAAACCCTAAACCGCTGGGCCTTTGAGGGCAGGCTTCCCCTGACCAAGCTCTCCTATGCCGCCTACGGCCGGGTGCGGGAGCGGTACGTGGCCCTAAGGAGCGGGGGGGCCATGGGAAGAGGGGTAGGCCCCTTGGTGGTGGCCCGAAAACCCCTAAAGGGCCTAGGGGGGGCCAGGGTGGCCATCCCTGGGCAGAACACCACGGCCTTTTTGCTCCTTTCCCTGTATGCGGAAGGGTTTGAGCCGGTGGAGGTACGCTATGACCGGATTCTCCCCTTGGTGGCCCAAGGGGAGGTGGAGGCGGGGCTCATCATCCACGAAAGCCGCTTCACCTATCCCCAGTACGGGCTGGCGAAGCTGGTAGACCTGGGGGAATGGTGGGAGGGGGGGACGGGCCTGCCCCTTCCCCTGGGGGCCATCCTGGCCCGGCGGGACCTGGGGGAGGACCTGATACGCTCCCTGGACGAAGCGGTGCGGCGGAGCCTGGAATACGCCTGGGCCCACCCTGAGGAAACCCTTCCCTACCTGAAGGCCCATGCCCAGGAGCTCTCCGAGGAGGTCATCTGGGCCCACGTGCGGACGTATGTGAACGAGTTTAGCCTAGACGTGGGGGAGGAGGGAGAAAGGGCGGTGAAAAGGCTCTTCGCCGAGGCCGAGGCCCGGGGACTAATCCCTTCTTCCCCGGCCCCCCTCTTTTTGTAG
- a CDS encoding tetratricopeptide repeat protein, with protein MPDELRLYLKERFGVLGPVSPGRFEAELAKRVGSPAKREPLLKAWRTYLAGGGREAVRSFYREVLKVPKGEALVYGMHLPFLEFYAKEVPSRLEGRVLEVGAFTGALVGYLKGKRPELSFVALDGVEEVVEVGRKRVPEVAWHAAWAEEAELPPFDTLLLLSVFPEGFVDQGLESRLEAPAFWKRFAFFERLPLFVRLLRPGGLLIYGHGPFLGKSPEGVEEGLRHLGFYGVERVGEGEYFLVLARRPEVLAEAAVDEEAWPLEEEEEAPLRVPVLAQVGDLAEVRVLLEAGRYAEVLAQLPEGVEGEAAYLRGRALFALSRYAEAEEALRRALSEEAEDLRAMVLVELGEYERARPRLEALASRGGRYRIYLGRVYLSLGRYADALRQFVESGLPEAEGYVREALERITERMRRFAREGEWAEVSRRAEFVEDLSPGLLTREMLRLGLRAALIQGLFARAERYARRLADLDEAQGFLGLALVALRVRSPLEVRPLDDLKSVEPYLTEALARAEISEALLLLGMLREREGRYLEALRLLERAAERGEGEVAGLAYHHLARVKRALRRPLKEVLGDHKRAHALRAYPAPYLFSLAQEALKGGEEVLARELLSRARDAGLSEVAEADLMGLLALLERLEGPWAAFNLLYQALGRTPRPPLELLALGYRLSRAFRESPEASEVRGQYLAALYGEGRAGEVEALLLEELRAHPQALEVLFDLAEHHEAQGNWGKAAEYWQKALEVVLYREKDLELSREVLRNLLFLRPHDESLSLYLEELRAVAQGLKALGENPKALPETQEELLQEVLPQFHGEHLLVVGGHTQLRSRLVPLLQARGLKVDWFDADTAGVGKEALRRIQNRLEKAHGLMIVSSYVGHDFSEPVRLEAERLGVPVHVIPGRARGATGFLRALAAFAPELFKKALKGVQ; from the coding sequence ATGCCCGATGAGCTAAGGCTGTACCTAAAGGAGCGGTTTGGTGTCCTGGGGCCCGTTTCCCCGGGGCGCTTTGAGGCCGAGCTGGCCAAAAGGGTGGGAAGCCCCGCCAAAAGGGAGCCCCTCCTAAAGGCCTGGCGGACCTACCTGGCGGGAGGGGGAAGGGAGGCGGTGCGAAGTTTTTACCGGGAGGTCCTCAAGGTGCCCAAGGGGGAGGCCCTGGTCTACGGCATGCACCTTCCCTTTTTGGAGTTCTATGCCAAGGAGGTGCCCTCCAGGCTGGAGGGCCGGGTCTTGGAGGTGGGGGCCTTCACCGGGGCCTTGGTGGGGTATCTAAAGGGGAAACGCCCGGAACTCTCCTTTGTCGCCTTGGACGGGGTGGAAGAGGTGGTGGAAGTGGGGAGGAAGCGGGTGCCGGAGGTGGCCTGGCATGCCGCCTGGGCGGAGGAGGCGGAGCTTCCCCCCTTTGACACCCTGCTCCTCCTTTCCGTCTTCCCCGAAGGGTTTGTGGACCAAGGCTTGGAGAGCCGCCTCGAGGCCCCTGCCTTCTGGAAGCGCTTCGCTTTCTTTGAACGGCTTCCCCTCTTTGTAAGGCTTTTGAGGCCCGGGGGGCTTCTCATCTACGGCCACGGCCCTTTTTTGGGCAAGAGCCCGGAAGGGGTGGAGGAGGGGCTAAGGCACCTGGGGTTCTATGGGGTGGAGCGGGTGGGGGAGGGGGAGTACTTCCTGGTGCTGGCGAGAAGGCCCGAGGTGCTGGCAGAAGCCGCGGTGGACGAGGAGGCTTGGCCCCTGGAGGAGGAAGAGGAGGCCCCCTTGCGGGTTCCCGTTTTGGCCCAGGTGGGGGATCTTGCCGAGGTGCGGGTGCTTTTGGAGGCGGGGCGGTATGCGGAGGTCCTGGCCCAGCTGCCCGAGGGGGTGGAGGGGGAGGCCGCTTACCTTAGGGGACGAGCCCTTTTTGCCCTTTCCCGCTATGCCGAAGCGGAGGAGGCCTTAAGGCGGGCCCTTTCCGAGGAGGCGGAGGACCTTAGGGCCATGGTCCTGGTGGAGCTCGGGGAGTACGAGAGGGCCAGGCCCCGCCTCGAGGCCCTGGCCAGCAGGGGGGGGCGGTACCGGATTTACTTGGGCCGGGTCTACCTGAGCCTGGGCCGGTATGCGGACGCCTTGAGGCAGTTTGTGGAATCGGGCCTGCCCGAGGCGGAAGGGTATGTGCGGGAGGCCTTGGAAAGGATCACCGAGCGCATGCGCCGCTTTGCCCGGGAGGGGGAGTGGGCGGAGGTAAGCCGCCGGGCGGAGTTCGTGGAGGACCTTTCCCCAGGCCTCCTGACCCGGGAGATGCTCCGGCTTGGCCTTAGGGCGGCCCTGATCCAGGGGCTTTTTGCCCGGGCGGAGCGGTACGCCCGGAGGCTTGCCGACCTGGACGAGGCCCAGGGCTTTTTGGGGCTGGCCCTGGTGGCCCTAAGGGTGCGTTCGCCCCTCGAGGTGCGGCCCCTGGACGACCTCAAGTCCGTGGAACCCTACCTCACGGAGGCCTTGGCCCGGGCGGAGATCTCCGAGGCCCTCCTCCTTCTGGGCATGCTCCGCGAGCGGGAGGGACGCTACCTGGAGGCCCTGCGCCTTTTGGAGCGGGCGGCGGAGCGGGGGGAAGGGGAGGTGGCGGGCCTGGCCTACCACCACCTGGCCCGGGTGAAGCGGGCCCTTAGGCGGCCCCTTAAGGAGGTCCTGGGGGACCACAAGCGGGCCCATGCCTTAAGGGCCTACCCCGCCCCCTACCTCTTCAGCCTGGCCCAAGAGGCCCTCAAGGGGGGCGAGGAGGTCCTGGCCCGGGAGCTCCTTTCCCGGGCCCGGGATGCGGGGCTAAGCGAGGTGGCCGAGGCGGACCTCATGGGGCTACTGGCCCTTTTGGAGAGGCTGGAGGGGCCCTGGGCGGCCTTTAACCTCCTCTATCAGGCCTTGGGCCGCACCCCCAGGCCTCCCCTGGAGCTTTTGGCCCTGGGCTACCGCCTTTCCCGCGCCTTTCGGGAAAGCCCCGAGGCCAGCGAGGTGCGGGGGCAGTACCTGGCGGCTTTGTATGGGGAAGGGCGGGCGGGGGAGGTGGAGGCCCTGCTCTTGGAAGAGCTTAGGGCCCACCCCCAGGCCCTGGAGGTGCTCTTTGACCTGGCGGAACACCACGAGGCCCAGGGCAACTGGGGAAAGGCGGCGGAGTACTGGCAAAAGGCCTTGGAGGTGGTCCTATACCGGGAAAAGGACCTGGAGCTTTCCCGGGAGGTCCTGAGGAACCTCCTATTCCTCAGGCCCCACGACGAAAGCCTTTCCCTCTACCTGGAAGAGCTTAGGGCGGTGGCCCAGGGCCTTAAGGCCTTGGGGGAAAACCCGAAGGCCTTGCCGGAAACCCAGGAGGAGCTTTTGCAGGAGGTCCTCCCCCAGTTCCACGGGGAGCACCTTTTGGTGGTGGGGGGGCACACCCAGCTAAGGAGCCGTCTTGTTCCCCTCCTCCAGGCCCGGGGCCTTAAGGTGGATTGGTTTGATGCCGACACGGCCGGGGTAGGAAAAGAGGCCTTAAGGCGCATCCAAAACCGCCTGGAAAAGGCCCATGGCCTTATGATCGTGTCCAGCTACGTGGGGCACGACTTCTCCGAGCCCGTGCGCCTCGAGGCGGAGCGCCTGGGGGTGCCGGTCCATGTGATCCCAGGGCGGGCCCGGGGAGCCACGGGGTTCTTGCGGGCCCTGGCCGCCTTTGCCCCCGAGCTCTTTAAAAAGGCCCTTAAGGGGGTACAGTAA
- a CDS encoding 1,9-bis(guanidino)-5-aza-nonane synthase — translation MEKKELLSTPVVPMDIKAFDAGPILEAMGKTAFQARNLHRAAEIYLRMLEDDAAVILTLAGSLVSAGQGLIIHDLIRKGLVDAIVATGANIVDQDFFEALGHRHYQGDPKADDETLRRLWIDRIYDTYIDEEELRHTDYTIAEIADSLEPRPYSSREFIWHMGRYLVERGLGEGSIVRAAYEEGVPIFVPAFSDSSAGFGLVYHQVKNPKAHVTIDSVADFRELTEIKLKAGTTGLVMLGGGVPKNFAQDIVVAAEVLGHQVEMHKYAIQITVADERDGGLSGSTLSEAQSWGKVDAALSQMVFAEATLAFPLLASYVWHRAPMRAKRRYAELFTARVPA, via the coding sequence ATGGAGAAGAAGGAACTCCTCTCTACGCCCGTGGTCCCCATGGACATCAAGGCCTTTGACGCCGGGCCCATCCTCGAGGCCATGGGCAAGACCGCCTTCCAGGCGAGAAACCTCCACCGGGCGGCGGAGATCTACCTGCGCATGCTGGAGGATGACGCCGCCGTCATCCTTACCCTGGCGGGGAGCCTGGTATCTGCGGGGCAAGGCCTCATCATCCACGACCTCATAAGGAAGGGCCTGGTGGACGCCATCGTGGCCACCGGGGCCAACATCGTGGACCAGGACTTCTTTGAGGCCCTGGGCCACCGCCATTACCAGGGGGACCCCAAGGCCGACGACGAAACCCTAAGGCGCCTTTGGATTGACCGCATCTACGACACCTACATTGACGAGGAAGAGCTCCGCCACACCGACTACACCATCGCCGAGATCGCGGATTCCTTGGAGCCCCGCCCCTACTCCAGCCGGGAGTTCATCTGGCACATGGGCCGCTACCTGGTGGAAAGGGGCCTGGGGGAAGGGAGCATCGTGCGGGCTGCCTACGAGGAGGGGGTGCCCATCTTCGTCCCCGCCTTCTCCGACTCCTCCGCCGGCTTCGGCCTGGTCTACCACCAGGTGAAAAACCCCAAGGCCCACGTGACCATTGACTCCGTGGCCGACTTCCGTGAGCTTACGGAGATCAAGCTGAAAGCCGGCACCACCGGCTTGGTGATGCTGGGGGGTGGGGTGCCCAAGAACTTCGCCCAGGACATCGTGGTGGCCGCGGAGGTTCTGGGCCACCAGGTGGAGATGCACAAGTACGCCATCCAGATCACCGTGGCCGATGAGCGGGACGGGGGGCTTTCCGGTTCCACCCTTTCCGAGGCACAAAGCTGGGGCAAGGTGGACGCCGCCCTTTCCCAGATGGTCTTCGCCGAGGCCACCTTGGCCTTTCCCCTTCTGGCCTCCTACGTGTGGCACCGGGCCCCCATGCGGGCCAAAAGGCGCTACGCCGAGCTCTTTACCGCCCGGGTGCCTGCTTAG
- a CDS encoding 2-hydroxyacid dehydrogenase, with protein sequence MKILSPRLRQEVFALLPEGVEVHHLDDPWPEAVDFFLPPFGQEEVVRQVLERVEVKVVQTLSAGVDWILPLVPEGVVLCDGSGIHDAPVAEWVGMSLLALLKDLPAFFQAQGEGRWAPKVLPDLEGKRVLLLGYGSIGKAVEERLRPFGVEVLPVAKHARPGVYTPQDLPYLLPQVDAVVVLLPLTPETRGLVDRGFLSRMKPGALLLNAGRGAVVDTEALLEALREGKIRAALDVTDPEPLPPDHPLWQAPGVLITPHVAGLSQGFHRRAARFLADQVGRYLRGEPLRNVVLEGY encoded by the coding sequence ATGAAGATTTTGAGTCCAAGGCTTAGGCAGGAGGTCTTTGCCCTCTTGCCCGAGGGGGTGGAGGTGCACCACCTGGATGATCCCTGGCCCGAGGCGGTGGACTTCTTCCTGCCCCCCTTCGGCCAAGAAGAGGTGGTGCGGCAGGTGCTGGAAAGGGTGGAGGTGAAGGTGGTCCAGACCCTTTCCGCCGGGGTGGACTGGATCCTCCCCCTGGTGCCGGAAGGGGTGGTGCTTTGCGATGGTTCGGGCATCCACGACGCTCCCGTGGCCGAATGGGTGGGGATGAGCCTGTTGGCCCTTCTCAAGGACCTGCCCGCCTTTTTCCAGGCCCAAGGGGAGGGGCGCTGGGCCCCCAAGGTGCTTCCGGACCTCGAGGGCAAGCGGGTCCTCCTCTTGGGCTATGGTTCCATCGGCAAGGCGGTGGAGGAGCGGCTTAGGCCCTTTGGGGTGGAGGTGCTTCCCGTGGCCAAGCACGCCCGCCCTGGGGTTTACACCCCCCAGGACCTCCCCTACCTCCTGCCCCAGGTGGATGCGGTGGTGGTCCTCCTTCCCCTTACCCCTGAAACCCGGGGGCTGGTGGACCGGGGGTTCCTTTCCCGGATGAAGCCGGGGGCCCTGTTGCTAAATGCGGGACGGGGGGCGGTGGTGGATACGGAGGCCCTTTTGGAAGCTCTAAGGGAGGGGAAAATCCGCGCAGCCTTGGACGTTACGGATCCCGAACCTCTGCCACCGGACCACCCCCTTTGGCAGGCCCCGGGGGTCCTCATCACCCCCCACGTGGCCGGGCTTTCCCAGGGGTTCCACCGCCGGGCGGCCCGGTTTCTGGCGGACCAGGTGGGGCGGTATTTGCGGGGGGAGCCTTTGAGGAATGTGGTTTTGGAGGGGTATTGA
- a CDS encoding GNAT family N-acetyltransferase: protein MDWPRYGRVTLKPFSAGLTEEEWKGLYETFRDPEVAEWNGSSPLRSPFWLFKRFVLAEMRRKDRLAFVILDEKGEYLGTLELYDLTPEEATLGILIGRKDRWGQGYGTEAVRAALAYAFGPLGLKRVKLRTFAHNLRARRAFEKAGFRQVGLGPGPRGREDVYMEVRHEDFESKA from the coding sequence GTGGACTGGCCCCGGTATGGCCGCGTGACCCTGAAGCCCTTCAGCGCAGGGCTCACCGAGGAGGAGTGGAAGGGGCTTTACGAGACCTTCCGTGACCCTGAGGTGGCCGAGTGGAACGGTTCCAGCCCCTTGCGCTCCCCCTTTTGGCTTTTCAAGCGCTTCGTCCTGGCGGAGATGCGCCGAAAGGACCGCCTAGCCTTTGTCATTCTGGACGAGAAGGGGGAGTACTTGGGCACCCTCGAGCTTTACGACCTCACCCCGGAGGAGGCCACCTTGGGCATCCTCATCGGGCGGAAGGACCGCTGGGGCCAGGGCTACGGCACCGAGGCGGTGCGGGCGGCCTTGGCCTATGCCTTTGGCCCTTTGGGGCTCAAGCGGGTGAAGCTTCGCACCTTTGCCCATAACCTTAGGGCCCGGCGGGCCTTTGAGAAGGCGGGCTTCCGCCAGGTGGGCTTAGGCCCGGGGCCGAGGGGAAGGGAGGATGTCTATATGGAGGTCCGCCATGAAGATTTTGAGTCCAAGGCTTAG
- a CDS encoding Glu/Leu/Phe/Val family dehydrogenase, with translation MKSEPLSYLGKDGGPWEIFVEQVDRVVPYLGRYAPLAESLKRPKRVLIVDVPIHLDDGTVAHFEGYRVHHNTARGPAKGGVRFHPEVTLSEVMALAAWMTIKNAAVGLPYGGGKGGVRVDPKKLSPKELERLTRRYTSEIGILLGPDRDIPAPDVNTGEREMAWMMDTFSMNVGRTVPGVVTGKPIALGGSLGRRDATGRGVFVTARAAAEKMGLAIEGSRVTLQGFGNVGNAAARIFHDHGARVIAVQDHTGTIYNEAGIDPYDLLRHVAEFGGVRGYPKAEPLPNPEFWAVPTDFLIPAALEKQITEQNAWRIQAKIIAEGANGPTTPAADDILLEKGVLVVPDVIANAGGVTVSYFEWVQDFNSYFWTEEEINARLERVLRNAFEAVWQVSQEKGIPLRTAAYVVAATRVLEARALRGLYP, from the coding sequence ATGAAGAGCGAACCCCTTTCCTACCTGGGCAAAGACGGCGGACCTTGGGAGATCTTCGTGGAGCAGGTGGACCGGGTGGTCCCCTACCTGGGGCGTTATGCCCCCTTGGCGGAAAGCCTCAAAAGGCCCAAGCGGGTCCTGATCGTGGACGTGCCCATCCACCTGGACGACGGCACCGTGGCCCATTTTGAGGGTTACCGGGTCCACCACAACACCGCCCGGGGGCCGGCCAAGGGCGGGGTGCGTTTCCACCCCGAGGTGACCCTTTCCGAGGTCATGGCCTTGGCGGCCTGGATGACCATTAAAAACGCCGCCGTGGGCCTGCCCTATGGGGGCGGCAAGGGGGGGGTGCGGGTGGACCCCAAAAAGCTTTCCCCTAAGGAGCTTGAGCGCCTGACCCGCCGCTACACCTCGGAGATCGGCATCCTCCTGGGTCCGGACCGGGACATCCCCGCCCCCGACGTGAACACCGGGGAGCGGGAGATGGCCTGGATGATGGACACCTTTTCCATGAACGTGGGCCGCACCGTGCCGGGGGTGGTGACGGGGAAGCCCATCGCCCTCGGGGGTTCCCTGGGGAGGCGGGATGCCACGGGCCGGGGGGTGTTCGTCACCGCCAGGGCGGCGGCGGAGAAGATGGGCCTAGCCATTGAGGGGAGCCGGGTGACCCTCCAGGGCTTTGGCAACGTGGGGAATGCGGCGGCCCGCATCTTCCACGACCACGGGGCCCGGGTTATTGCCGTCCAGGACCACACGGGCACCATCTACAACGAAGCGGGGATAGACCCCTATGATCTCCTTCGCCATGTGGCCGAGTTCGGGGGGGTGCGGGGCTACCCCAAGGCGGAGCCCTTGCCCAATCCCGAGTTTTGGGCGGTACCCACGGATTTTCTGATCCCCGCGGCCTTAGAAAAGCAGATCACCGAGCAAAATGCCTGGCGGATTCAGGCCAAGATCATCGCCGAGGGGGCCAACGGGCCCACCACCCCTGCCGCCGACGACATCCTCCTAGAGAAGGGGGTCTTGGTGGTGCCCGACGTGATCGCCAACGCCGGGGGCGTGACGGTGAGCTACTTTGAGTGGGTGCAGGACTTCAACTCCTACTTCTGGACGGAGGAGGAGATCAACGCCCGCCTGGAGAGGGTCTTGCGCAACGCCTTTGAGGCGGTGTGGCAGGTGAGCCAGGAGAAGGGGATTCCCCTGCGCACCGCCGCCTATGTGGTGGCCGCCACCCGGGTCCTCGAGGCCCGGGCCCTTCGCGGCCTTTACCCCTAG